A single region of the Candidatus Poribacteria bacterium genome encodes:
- the groL gene encoding chaperonin GroEL (60 kDa chaperone family; promotes refolding of misfolded polypeptides especially under stressful conditions; forms two stacked rings of heptamers to form a barrel-shaped 14mer; ends can be capped by GroES; misfolded proteins enter the barrel where they are refolded when GroES binds), translating to MPAKQIIFDEEARVALKRGADTLADAVKVTLGPRGRNVVIQKSFGAPLVTCDGVTVAKEIELPDPYENMGAQLLESIATKTNDVAGDGTTTATLLGQEILHEGLKNVTAGADPMQLKLGIDKAVDAVVNAISEQSRAVDTHEEILQVASIAANDPANNSNIGTIVAESLEKVGNDGAITIEEGKTSETMVDIVEGMQFDRGFLSSNFVTDLQAQVVEFENPFILINTEKISTVTDLAPIMEKAAQLGRPLFIIAEDVEGEALSALVVNKLRGILQVAAVKSPGFGDRRKEMLEDIATLTGGQVIAEETGIRLENVVIGMLGTARRVVVDKDNTTIVGGSGAKESVEGRVAQIRNQIEETTSEYDREKLEERLAKLAGGVAVVNVGAATEVEMKEKKARFEDALAATRAAIEEGIVPGGGIALLRAAASLGSLELEGDQETGLNIIRRSLLSPVRAIAENAGEEGSVVVAKIQEGDGNFGFNAATSEYGDMFEEGVIDPTKVVRSALQNASSIAGLLLTTETLITEIEEPPNMAAEAADPHAGHFH from the coding sequence ATGCCAGCAAAACAAATCATCTTTGACGAAGAAGCAAGGGTAGCACTCAAACGCGGGGCAGATACGCTCGCTGATGCCGTGAAAGTTACCCTTGGTCCACGCGGAAGAAATGTAGTCATCCAAAAATCTTTCGGTGCCCCGCTGGTAACGTGTGATGGTGTTACCGTCGCAAAAGAAATTGAACTCCCGGACCCATACGAAAATATGGGTGCCCAACTGCTGGAATCCATCGCAACCAAAACAAACGATGTCGCTGGAGATGGAACGACGACGGCTACGCTGTTAGGTCAGGAAATTCTTCATGAAGGTCTCAAAAACGTCACAGCCGGTGCCGACCCGATGCAGTTGAAGCTCGGTATAGACAAAGCTGTGGATGCCGTTGTTAATGCGATCTCCGAACAGAGCCGTGCTGTGGATACACATGAGGAGATTCTACAAGTCGCCTCAATCGCTGCGAATGACCCTGCGAACAATAGCAACATTGGTACGATTGTGGCTGAATCGCTTGAGAAAGTTGGAAATGACGGTGCGATTACGATTGAGGAAGGTAAAACCTCAGAAACTATGGTTGACATCGTTGAGGGGATGCAGTTTGATCGCGGTTTCTTATCATCGAATTTCGTAACGGACTTACAAGCGCAGGTCGTCGAATTTGAGAACCCTTTTATTCTCATTAACACCGAAAAAATTAGCACAGTAACAGACCTTGCCCCGATTATGGAAAAGGCGGCGCAACTTGGGCGCCCGCTGTTCATTATCGCTGAAGATGTAGAAGGCGAAGCACTTTCGGCTTTGGTCGTCAACAAACTCCGCGGCATACTTCAAGTTGCCGCCGTAAAATCCCCCGGTTTCGGGGACCGACGTAAAGAGATGTTAGAAGACATCGCAACCCTGACGGGGGGTCAAGTTATTGCCGAAGAGACGGGTATCCGCTTAGAGAACGTTGTTATCGGTATGCTTGGCACTGCTCGACGCGTCGTCGTTGACAAGGATAACACGACAATCGTCGGCGGCAGCGGCGCGAAAGAGAGTGTTGAGGGAAGAGTCGCGCAGATCCGTAATCAAATAGAGGAAACAACCTCCGAGTATGATCGGGAAAAGTTGGAAGAGCGACTCGCGAAGCTCGCAGGCGGTGTTGCTGTCGTCAACGTCGGTGCCGCTACAGAAGTGGAGATGAAAGAGAAGAAGGCTCGATTTGAAGATGCACTCGCTGCGACGCGTGCTGCTATTGAAGAGGGGATTGTCCCCGGCGGTGGCATCGCACTTCTCCGAGCGGCAGCCTCACTCGGTAGTTTAGAATTAGAGGGTGACCAAGAGACGGGACTCAATATTATCCGCCGCAGCTTACTTTCACCGGTGCGTGCGATTGCCGAGAATGCTGGAGAAGAGGGTTCAGTGGTCGTTGCCAAAATACAAGAAGGCGACGGGAATTTCGGCTTCAACGCCGCTACATCCGAATACGGCGATATGTTTGAAGAAGGTGTCATTGACCCGACGAAGGTTGTCCGTTCCGCGCTACAGAACGCATCGAGCATTGCAGGTTTACTCTTAACGACAGAAACACTTATTACAGAGATTGAGGAACCACCGAATATGGCTGCTGAAGCAGCGGATCCGCATGCTGGGCATTTCCATTAA
- a CDS encoding type I restriction enzyme HsdR N-terminal domain-containing protein, giving the protein MTDLRNTIAHILEHKQHLAEANEATIQQYVVLPILRTLGWDDTNLASMEIIPEYKVESRRADYALHTKRNQNPVVLIECKRWDQPIGKNEEQICFYAYSGNVPLAIITNGKLWRFYLSRWEASSLSDRIFCETDIDEDREGSVTNLEKYFLKSNVISGEAELNAEIALEEKGKTSTSEISPIAPNSNSTDDAIDSLSEERPITTLPESDVEWTREMVRNSLSEELIDFFKKRYTEENLKLFYGGVADIQNLINKEGWGLNPPKFSKMLVAFG; this is encoded by the coding sequence ATGACCGATTTGAGAAATACTATCGCACACATCCTTGAACACAAGCAACACTTAGCAGAAGCCAATGAGGCGACTATCCAACAATATGTCGTTTTACCGATTCTGCGGACGTTAGGATGGGACGATACCAATTTAGCGTCTATGGAAATTATACCTGAATATAAGGTTGAAAGTAGAAGAGCCGATTATGCCTTACATACCAAACGGAATCAAAACCCTGTAGTGCTGATTGAGTGTAAACGCTGGGATCAACCAATCGGAAAAAACGAAGAGCAAATCTGTTTTTACGCCTATAGCGGGAACGTACCACTTGCGATAATTACAAACGGCAAGCTCTGGCGGTTTTACCTTTCTCGATGGGAAGCCTCAAGTTTGAGCGACAGGATTTTTTGTGAAACTGATATTGACGAAGATCGAGAAGGATCTGTCACTAATTTGGAGAAATATTTCCTAAAATCCAATGTAATATCGGGTGAGGCAGAGTTGAACGCTGAAATCGCATTGGAAGAAAAAGGGAAAACGAGCACTTCCGAAATTAGTCCAATTGCTCCGAATTCTAATTCAACTGACGACGCAATTGATAGCCTTTCGGAAGAAAGACCAATTACGACTCTTCCTGAGTCAGATGTTGAGTGGACAAGGGAGATGGTTAGAAATTCACTTTCCGAAGAACTTATAGACTTCTTCAAAAAAAGATACACTGAAGAAAATCTCAAATTGTTTTATGGAGGAGTTGCCGATATACAGAATTTGATAAATAAAGAGGGATGGGGGCTAAATCCTCCAAAATTTTCAAAGATGCTTGTGGCTTTTGGCTAA
- a CDS encoding type II toxin-antitoxin system HicB family antitoxin: MIEYNGYIGAVNFDPEIDLFHGTVINTNDVITFYGASVAELRKEMQTSIEGYIEFCKEQGKIPDKPFSGEFMIHISPETHCKLALNAEQLHLDFDVYLQKVLEKAALA, translated from the coding sequence ATGATTGAATACAATGGTTATATCGGTGCTGTCAATTTTGACCCAGAAATTGACCTTTTCCATGGAACAGTAATTAACACCAATGATGTAATCACGTTCTATGGTGCATCTGTAGCCGAACTGCGAAAAGAGATGCAAACGTCCATTGAGGGGTACATTGAATTCTGCAAGGAACAAGGTAAAATACCGGATAAACCTTTTTCTGGTGAGTTTATGATCCACATAAGTCCCGAGACACATTGCAAACTTGCTTTGAATGCCGAACAGCTTCACTTAGATTTTGATGTTTACCTTCAAAAGGTTTTGGAAAAGGCTGCTTTGGCATAG
- a CDS encoding NFACT RNA binding domain-containing protein, with protein MSFDSLALRIVTQELRETLLGSTIRHIEQANAHAFSFRMSHAAETHWLTVSAHSVHARIHLIDKPPPGQRQSYLGDFLTTHLRGGTITEIEQLGWDRILKITVQPVSDEPIQPSPKAVIAEMMGKHSNIILIDATDDRILESLKRIDETMSRHREILPGETYTLPPQQGKVDPLTLDKAAFTELMDGQAEVSWRQLFNKIDGFSPALAKEVVARAAETELWDAYQQVIAYFDPKHASPQLFTDGNAPIAVSALPLQQFPTATSQTFDTMSDAFCAYYDAITLKENIASERRTLTQALKKQKGILRRKAKALQTDLERAEKAEDYRIQGELILANLHTITRGQQQVELQNYYSPELEKMLIPLNPEQTPSDNAQAYFKKYTKAKRGRSRIQQLIADLDADQETLQLYTSKLESADTLEALQRLRTEFVANGYLKVPQSRKQKQEAGEGPFRRYTSTNGFQMYVGKNSQSNDLLLRQIAKPSDMWLHTKQIHGSHVIIRNPENRPDIPMPTLLQAAQLAAYYSKAHHASNVPVDYTWARYVVKRKGNVAGYVHYTREKTLYVEPAVPSSKE; from the coding sequence ATGTCTTTTGATTCTTTAGCACTCCGCATTGTTACGCAAGAACTCCGCGAGACCCTTTTAGGCAGCACAATTCGGCACATCGAACAAGCGAATGCACACGCCTTTTCATTCAGGATGAGTCATGCTGCCGAGACGCACTGGCTCACGGTATCAGCACACTCGGTGCATGCCCGTATCCATCTCATTGACAAGCCGCCACCCGGACAAAGACAGTCCTATTTGGGAGACTTCCTCACAACACATCTCAGAGGCGGCACGATTACCGAGATTGAACAACTCGGTTGGGATCGCATCCTTAAAATAACCGTCCAACCCGTCTCCGATGAACCGATACAACCCTCCCCGAAAGCCGTTATCGCAGAGATGATGGGCAAACATAGCAACATCATCCTCATAGATGCGACCGACGACAGGATTCTGGAAAGCCTCAAACGTATTGATGAGACAATGAGCCGACACCGAGAAATTTTGCCCGGTGAGACTTACACTTTACCACCGCAACAGGGGAAAGTGGACCCTTTGACGTTAGACAAGGCAGCGTTTACGGAACTGATGGATGGACAAGCAGAGGTGAGTTGGCGACAGCTCTTTAACAAGATTGACGGTTTCAGTCCGGCACTCGCGAAAGAGGTCGTCGCACGCGCGGCTGAGACAGAACTCTGGGATGCCTATCAGCAGGTTATCGCCTATTTCGATCCGAAGCACGCTTCACCACAACTCTTCACGGATGGCAACGCGCCAATCGCAGTATCGGCACTACCGCTGCAGCAATTTCCGACTGCCACCTCTCAAACATTCGACACGATGAGCGATGCCTTCTGCGCCTACTACGACGCGATTACCTTGAAGGAGAACATCGCTTCGGAACGCCGGACGCTGACGCAGGCGTTGAAGAAACAGAAGGGGATACTCCGTCGAAAGGCGAAGGCACTACAAACCGATTTGGAACGCGCAGAGAAAGCCGAAGATTACCGCATTCAAGGTGAATTAATCCTCGCCAACCTACACACGATCACCCGCGGACAGCAACAGGTGGAGCTCCAGAACTACTATAGTCCTGAACTCGAAAAGATGTTGATACCGCTTAATCCAGAGCAGACCCCTTCCGACAACGCCCAGGCTTATTTTAAGAAATACACGAAGGCGAAGCGCGGACGTTCGCGCATCCAGCAGCTGATAGCAGACTTGGACGCGGATCAGGAGACGCTCCAGCTGTATACATCTAAGTTGGAATCCGCTGATACTTTGGAAGCACTCCAGCGACTTCGGACTGAATTCGTCGCCAACGGCTATCTCAAGGTTCCGCAAAGCAGAAAGCAGAAGCAGGAAGCAGGCGAGGGTCCCTTCCGAAGATACACCTCTACCAACGGTTTCCAGATGTATGTCGGCAAGAACAGCCAGTCGAACGATCTGCTCCTACGTCAGATTGCCAAACCGAGTGATATGTGGCTCCATACCAAACAGATCCACGGTTCGCACGTCATCATCCGCAACCCAGAAAACCGTCCGGACATCCCGATGCCGACGTTATTACAAGCCGCGCAACTCGCCGCCTACTACAGCAAAGCGCATCATGCGAGTAATGTGCCAGTTGACTATACGTGGGCGCGGTATGTCGTAAAACGGAAGGGCAACGTCGCTGGGTATGTGCATTACACGCGTGAGAAGACATTATACGTCGAACCCGCTGTCCCGTCGTCGAAAGAATAA
- a CDS encoding dihydrodipicolinate synthase family protein, translating to MSLEIPQLLDALNSVTAIPIVPFKADKIDWTGHAKNIDYLMRNNYLDEGRQRVIAIAGTSLIHHISETEQLRLIDKTGQQIGDDGILISGIVPNPIRQAGQLIEAQTELSRPPDAYLLMPLTGISNPEGVYQQYMEFGEKYGTACGARFLYYFRQKRDLAAVIRLLNDSPHFIGVKIGTGEEDVEPLVEGVGDSGIVMWGIGDRCTQPAQLGTKGHTSGIAVAFARASDEINNAQRRGDYETSAQIEADIAPLEEIRFMNERVYNYSAVVEAMILSGFDDIAAGTGGPFNPRVPAEIQAQLRGITQDLKRYH from the coding sequence ATGTCATTAGAGATACCACAACTACTGGATGCGCTTAACTCGGTTACTGCGATTCCTATCGTCCCTTTCAAAGCGGACAAGATTGATTGGACAGGACATGCCAAAAATATCGACTATTTGATGCGCAACAATTACTTGGACGAGGGACGGCAGCGCGTCATTGCAATCGCCGGAACAAGCCTGATTCACCACATCAGTGAGACCGAGCAGCTGCGCCTCATTGACAAAACCGGACAGCAAATCGGCGACGACGGTATCCTCATATCCGGTATTGTTCCCAACCCCATCCGCCAAGCCGGTCAACTTATTGAAGCACAAACGGAGCTCAGTAGACCCCCAGATGCGTATCTACTTATGCCGCTGACGGGGATCTCGAATCCAGAGGGTGTCTACCAACAATACATGGAATTCGGAGAGAAATACGGCACTGCTTGTGGCGCGCGGTTTCTCTACTACTTCCGTCAGAAGCGCGACTTGGCAGCAGTCATCCGTCTCCTAAACGACTCCCCGCATTTCATTGGTGTGAAGATCGGCACCGGAGAAGAAGATGTTGAGCCACTCGTTGAAGGTGTCGGTGATAGTGGGATTGTGATGTGGGGGATCGGGGACAGGTGTACGCAACCGGCACAGTTAGGCACAAAAGGACACACCTCCGGCATAGCCGTCGCGTTCGCGCGTGCCTCAGACGAAATTAACAACGCACAACGCCGTGGTGATTACGAGACCTCTGCACAGATTGAAGCCGACATCGCACCGCTTGAGGAGATCCGTTTCATGAACGAGCGGGTCTATAACTATTCTGCCGTCGTTGAGGCGATGATCTTAAGCGGTTTCGACGATATTGCTGCAGGCACCGGCGGTCCCTTTAATCCACGTGTCCCTGCAGAAATCCAAGCCCAACTCCGCGGGATAACACAAGACTTGAAGCGTTACCATTAG
- a CDS encoding DUF5683 domain-containing protein: MKFHTQILILILLLCLSSGVCLAADVFKAQPFTAFALDSKLGTRSLANQSSVPMATSQALQPRKSPNEAFLYSLVIPGMGQLYTGAKRGYIYAAAEVGFLTAFFILRNSGSNILDDCYEAVRENVVFIGAGSFEDWNNEDYEHATDYETWNHRYDSEATQKRTGKWYWKDLDPDLKNENSQDLKDRAIISKYRLGALDLRQKSNNTGKRAIHFLGFAILNHVVSAVEARITTKRFNTRLQNPISQSRTRTFDIDVRTDSSTGAMTGMLVLRKRF, from the coding sequence GTGAAATTTCATACCCAAATTTTGATACTTATACTATTATTGTGTTTGTCGTCTGGTGTCTGCCTTGCTGCTGATGTTTTCAAGGCGCAGCCGTTCACGGCTTTCGCGCTTGATTCTAAACTCGGTACCCGCTCACTCGCGAACCAATCGTCTGTCCCCATGGCGACAAGCCAAGCACTTCAACCTCGGAAATCCCCGAATGAAGCGTTTCTCTATTCACTTGTTATTCCCGGTATGGGGCAACTCTACACAGGAGCCAAGCGCGGGTATATCTATGCCGCGGCAGAGGTCGGTTTCCTCACAGCTTTTTTTATCTTGCGAAACTCCGGTTCAAACATACTTGATGATTGCTATGAGGCTGTCAGAGAAAACGTTGTTTTTATCGGTGCTGGCTCCTTTGAAGATTGGAATAATGAAGATTATGAACATGCCACGGACTATGAAACGTGGAACCACAGATATGATTCGGAGGCAACCCAAAAGCGCACCGGCAAATGGTATTGGAAGGATCTTGATCCCGATCTAAAAAATGAGAATTCTCAGGATCTTAAGGATAGGGCTATCATTTCAAAATACCGGTTGGGGGCTCTTGATTTACGCCAAAAATCCAACAATACCGGTAAACGCGCGATACACTTCTTGGGATTTGCGATCTTAAACCATGTTGTGAGTGCAGTGGAAGCGCGCATCACAACCAAACGCTTCAATACCCGCTTGCAAAATCCGATTTCCCAGTCACGAACTCGCACATTTGATATAGATGTCCGGACGGACAGTTCAACAGGGGCAATGACAGGCATGCTTGTCCTGCGGAAAAGATTTTAG
- a CDS encoding PorV/PorQ family protein, translated as MYVSIRKTVILLLLLTVLLPVPVLAGPGRTGAQILNLGGGARARALGDAFSAMSGDVTASLWNPSGLADLPESRLRSGKKAAQASMFYTDYSGPFGEAGEGLYYTFLSGAMPLGDFGTVGATLQMQGQGTIPVTTDSPEILREESLGTNFALTFSYADRITESLSAGINGKMIRMVLGRENGSSYAVDFGMQYLLPFDLIPTTVGAAIQNIGPGISFIDENQADPLPRFLRLGTSMSLYRGKYNHVRFVSGITAYIDKLAEDEHELAVDLERLNAEREEKLTREQLLSDRGVGIRAFEWRHLQKNLGLEYWLGDILAIRVGYKIEPGINLPNLTDYFTGGIGVKIYLFNLDLSYGPSFGPNNQRLIEMTGIIIF; from the coding sequence GTGTACGTTTCTATACGAAAAACCGTGATACTACTTTTATTGCTGACCGTCTTGCTGCCGGTTCCGGTACTTGCGGGACCCGGGCGCACCGGCGCGCAGATATTGAACCTCGGCGGTGGCGCGCGCGCAAGAGCCCTCGGTGATGCTTTTTCTGCGATGTCTGGCGATGTGACGGCATCCCTCTGGAATCCAAGCGGGCTTGCAGATTTGCCTGAAAGCAGACTCCGCTCCGGTAAAAAAGCGGCGCAAGCCTCAATGTTCTATACAGATTACAGCGGACCCTTCGGGGAAGCCGGTGAAGGATTGTACTATACTTTCCTCTCTGGTGCGATGCCGCTCGGCGATTTCGGAACTGTCGGCGCAACGCTTCAGATGCAAGGACAGGGCACTATCCCTGTTACGACAGATTCTCCCGAAATCCTTCGCGAAGAGAGCCTTGGCACCAACTTCGCCTTGACATTCTCCTACGCAGATCGGATTACGGAGTCCTTATCGGCAGGCATTAACGGCAAAATGATTCGGATGGTACTCGGACGTGAGAACGGCAGTTCTTATGCCGTTGATTTCGGCATGCAATACCTCTTACCATTTGATCTCATACCGACAACAGTCGGTGCCGCAATTCAGAACATCGGACCCGGTATCTCTTTTATTGATGAAAACCAAGCAGACCCGTTACCTCGGTTTCTACGTCTCGGTACGTCTATGAGCCTTTATCGCGGTAAGTATAATCACGTCCGCTTTGTCAGCGGTATCACCGCATACATTGATAAATTGGCAGAAGATGAACACGAATTAGCGGTTGATTTGGAACGGCTTAACGCCGAAAGAGAGGAAAAACTGACGCGGGAACAACTGCTCTCTGATCGTGGTGTCGGTATCCGGGCATTTGAGTGGCGACATCTTCAAAAGAATCTCGGTTTGGAGTACTGGCTCGGCGATATTCTTGCGATCCGGGTCGGCTATAAGATTGAACCCGGTATCAACCTACCGAATTTGACAGATTATTTTACGGGTGGTATCGGCGTGAAGATATATCTCTTCAACCTTGATCTGAGTTACGGTCCCAGTTTCGGTCCAAACAATCAGCGGCTTATCGAAATGACTGGCATAATCATCTTTTAA
- a CDS encoding STAS domain-containing protein — protein sequence MTTQIRQQNGISILEPNGKIVGASILGLWETLSPQIEDYDTPRILINFGKVNKIDSAGLGALLDARAMTKRKNGRIGVINVGTNIRNILVMTRIITEFEHFDSEADAVAALSA from the coding sequence ATGACTACACAAATTCGCCAGCAAAATGGTATTTCGATTTTGGAACCCAATGGAAAGATTGTCGGAGCCTCAATATTAGGATTATGGGAAACACTCTCACCCCAAATAGAGGATTACGACACACCCCGCATTCTCATCAATTTTGGGAAAGTCAATAAGATTGATAGTGCAGGGCTTGGCGCACTTCTGGACGCACGTGCCATGACAAAGCGAAAGAATGGTCGCATTGGGGTTATCAATGTCGGAACAAATATAAGAAACATACTCGTTATGACTCGGATTATAACTGAGTTTGAACACTTCGACAGCGAGGCTGATGCCGTTGCGGCACTCTCCGCATAG
- a CDS encoding energy-coupling factor transporter transmembrane component T — MRTTILEPRTKILTMLIAGCLVILLDSPTALLACFLGSLTLIALSGPTWRQIGLLCAFLFFTTWGLIYSQAIFYNEFPRTALFTLVPPEFPLIGKMTGGIRVYREGLFHGIIQSLRFNTTLAIGCFIVWTTQPRDLLLALSQLRVPATLAFMVTTALHFIPVVANEASAVFRSQRLRGFRYFRLNLLATCRGVINSFRPILAGNIRHATHLGESVESRGFSPETAGQRTSLRTLKMGAWDFGLLAVLTACLISIIGLKLLYFCYANGFYYASWLRHVYTFTREVL, encoded by the coding sequence ATGCGCACTACGATACTTGAACCCCGCACAAAAATCCTGACGATGCTTATCGCTGGGTGTCTCGTCATTTTGCTGGACAGCCCGACGGCATTGCTCGCCTGTTTCCTCGGTAGCCTGACGCTCATTGCGCTGTCGGGACCGACGTGGCGGCAGATTGGGTTGCTTTGTGCGTTTCTCTTTTTCACAACGTGGGGACTCATTTACAGTCAAGCGATCTTCTATAACGAATTTCCGCGCACCGCGCTATTCACGCTCGTGCCACCGGAATTTCCACTCATAGGAAAGATGACAGGTGGGATTCGGGTCTATCGGGAAGGGCTATTCCACGGGATTATTCAATCGCTCCGTTTCAACACGACGCTCGCCATCGGGTGTTTTATCGTCTGGACGACGCAACCCCGGGACCTGCTCCTCGCCTTGTCGCAGTTACGCGTACCAGCAACGCTCGCCTTTATGGTGACGACGGCATTGCATTTTATTCCGGTTGTTGCGAATGAAGCGTCGGCTGTGTTTCGGTCGCAACGGTTAAGAGGGTTCCGCTATTTTCGGCTCAATCTACTCGCTACGTGCCGCGGTGTGATCAATAGTTTCCGTCCTATTTTGGCAGGGAACATTCGGCACGCGACGCATCTCGGTGAATCGGTTGAGAGTCGAGGGTTCTCACCGGAGACGGCAGGGCAGCGTACTTCGCTGCGGACGCTGAAGATGGGCGCGTGGGATTTTGGGCTTCTTGCGGTGTTGACTGCTTGTTTAATCAGTATTATTGGGTTGAAACTGCTCTATTTCTGTTATGCGAACGGGTTTTATTACGCATCATGGTTGCGGCATGTGTATACCTTTACGCGCGAAGTATTGTGA
- a CDS encoding molybdenum cofactor biosynthesis protein MoaB, giving the protein MSTTSTSTQQHREMATEEGPVAVAIVTVSDTRTPETDKNAAFLREQLAADGNSVTAYQIIKDEPDQVAAVLDQMAESDAQVILFNGGTGIAPRDTTFDILNRKLEKTLPGFGELFRMFSYDQVGAAAMLSRATAGVYRGKVVISTPGSTAAVQLAWEKLIGPELQHLAWEVGR; this is encoded by the coding sequence ATGTCAACAACTTCTACAAGTACACAACAACACCGAGAAATGGCGACCGAAGAAGGACCTGTCGCCGTCGCGATCGTTACCGTCAGTGACACCCGCACGCCGGAAACAGACAAAAACGCTGCGTTCCTACGCGAACAGCTCGCCGCAGACGGGAACAGCGTCACTGCCTACCAAATCATAAAAGACGAACCCGACCAAGTCGCCGCAGTATTAGATCAAATGGCAGAAAGCGACGCACAAGTCATCCTGTTCAACGGTGGTACAGGGATCGCCCCACGCGACACGACGTTTGACATTCTGAATCGCAAATTGGAAAAGACGTTGCCCGGATTTGGGGAGCTCTTTCGGATGTTCAGTTATGATCAGGTCGGTGCAGCGGCGATGCTATCAAGAGCAACGGCGGGTGTCTATCGTGGCAAAGTGGTTATTTCTACACCGGGATCAACCGCGGCTGTACAACTCGCATGGGAAAAATTGATCGGACCCGAATTGCAACATCTCGCATGGGAAGTCGGACGGTAA
- a CDS encoding DNA-processing protein DprA, which produces MNINRDYFWFRLFKTRGIGPKLLVSVAKTLEAENLNPEMLPRSQSDLSAKFPKLAKILNGKIRAEEREKVTTAYEQLKKQGIDIIYPGHPDFPPHLLEIAPILFVKGQQKRLISDSVAIVGARNVSGKGIRIARKLANDLASESINVVSGYAKGVDSEAHLGALEAEGTTTLVLPNGINQLRQKNAFKKFNWDRDVLAVSQFDPDTKWIARNAMARNKLVCALSKAVVVIESGPERDAQGKMSGTFNAAKTALSMGLPLFVLNPNCLDNAPEGNAALIELGGHSLDPTNGAKEIVERAFVKTTEPIPISNQNSAEQIPLF; this is translated from the coding sequence ATGAACATTAATAGAGATTATTTCTGGTTTCGGCTCTTTAAGACACGAGGCATAGGGCCCAAACTTCTGGTATCTGTTGCTAAAACATTAGAGGCAGAAAACCTAAACCCAGAAATGCTGCCGCGCAGTCAAAGCGATCTCTCGGCAAAGTTTCCCAAATTAGCGAAAATTCTTAATGGAAAAATCCGGGCAGAAGAGAGAGAAAAGGTGACTACGGCTTACGAGCAACTTAAAAAGCAGGGAATTGATATTATTTATCCCGGTCACCCAGATTTTCCGCCACATCTCCTTGAAATTGCCCCGATCCTATTTGTTAAAGGGCAGCAAAAACGTCTCATATCGGATAGCGTCGCAATCGTGGGTGCACGGAACGTGTCGGGTAAAGGAATTCGTATTGCAAGAAAACTTGCCAATGATCTTGCAAGCGAAAGCATAAACGTTGTCTCTGGATATGCCAAAGGTGTTGACTCAGAAGCACACTTAGGTGCATTAGAGGCAGAGGGAACAACGACTCTTGTCCTTCCGAATGGCATCAACCAACTGCGTCAGAAAAACGCATTTAAAAAATTCAATTGGGACCGAGATGTCCTCGCGGTTTCACAGTTTGATCCAGATACCAAATGGATTGCACGCAACGCAATGGCACGAAACAAACTTGTGTGTGCACTCTCTAAAGCAGTTGTTGTCATTGAATCGGGACCTGAACGAGATGCGCAAGGTAAAATGAGCGGGACTTTCAACGCTGCGAAAACGGCTCTCAGTATGGGTTTACCGCTTTTTGTACTCAACCCCAATTGCCTTGACAATGCTCCGGAAGGGAACGCCGCGCTGATTGAGTTGGGAGGTCATAGCCTCGATCCCACCAATGGTGCAAAGGAAATTGTTGAACGTGCCTTTGTCAAAACAACGGAACCTATTCCAATCTCAAATCAGAATTCTGCTGAGCAAATACCACTTTTCTGA